In Rhineura floridana isolate rRhiFlo1 chromosome 12, rRhiFlo1.hap2, whole genome shotgun sequence, a single window of DNA contains:
- the SLC39A14 gene encoding metal cation symporter ZIP14 isoform X1 translates to MFWNLRLRRCVLVLQLCLLGFACLMCASTEALSQSSITADSFLQDLFLRYGEHDKLTLQQLKSLLNRLDVGVGRDNISRTEQQRRNLSWCFSSSELFATHNLSEGSHLGQSKFQEFCPTILQQLETRACMSENLENEEDERTEEGKPSSAEVWGYGFLCVTVISLCSLVGASVVPFMKKTFYKRLLLYFIALAIGTLYSNALFQLIPEAFGFNPREDDYVSKSAVVFGGFYLFFFTEKILKMLLKQKDTHHHGHSHYSTETLPSKKDQEEGVTEKLQNGDLDHIIPNKNGDLECKNPSVDEKIVASLSVQDLQASQSTCYWLKGVHYSDIGTLAWMITLSDGLHNFIDGLAIGASFTVSVFQGISTSVAILCEEFPHELGDFVILLNAGMSIQQALFFNFISACCCYLGLAFGILAGSHFSANWIFALAGGMFLYIALADMFPEMNEVSREDERSGSALIAFAIQNAGLLTGFTIMVVLTMYSGQIQLG, encoded by the exons ATGTTTTGGAATCTGCGTCTTCGGAGATGTGTCCTGGTGCTGCAACTTTGTCTGCTGGGTTTTGCCTGCCTTATGTGTGCCAGCACAGAAGCCTTGTCGCAGTCTTCCATCACGGCAGACTCCTTCCTGCAGGACCTCTTCCTCCGGTATGGCGAACATGACAAGCTCACTTTGCAGCAGCTAAAATCCCTGTTGAATCGCCTTGATGTGGGAGTTGGACGGGACAATATTAGCCGCACAGAGCAGCAGCGTAGAAACCTCTCCTGG TGCTTCAGTTCCTCAGAGCTCTTTGCCACTCACAATCTGAGTGAAGGGTCCCACCTTGGCCAGAGCAAGTTCCAAGAGTTCTGCCCAACTATCCTGCAGCAGCTGGAGACAAGGGCATGCATGTCGGAGAACCTAGAGAATGAAGAAGATGAGAGAACGGAGGAGGGGAAGCCCAGTTCTGCAGAAG TCTGGGGTTACGGTTTCCTCTGTGTGACCGTCATCTCCCTCTGCTCCCTGGtcggagccagtgtggtgcctttCATGAAGAAGACCTTTTACAAGCGGCTGCTCCTCTACTTCATAGCTCTGGCGATTGGTACTCTCTACTCCAATGCCCTCTTCCAGCTCATTCCTGAG GCCTTTGGATTCAATCCTCGGGAAGATGATTATGTCTCCAAATCTGCTGTCGTCTTTGGGGGCTTTTACCTGTTCTTTTTCACAGAGAAAATACTGAAGATGCTTCTCAAGCAGAAAGACACG catCATCACGGGCACAGCCACTACAGCACTGAGACTCTTCCTTCCAAGAAGGACCAGGAAGAGGGGGTCACTGAGAAACTGCAGAATGGTGACTTGGATCACATCATCCCTAACAAGAATGGCGATCTGGAATGCAAGAATCCATCTGTTGATGAGAAAATTGTTGCCTCCTTGTCTGTTCAG GACCTCCAAGCTTCTCAAAGCACATGTTATTGGCTGAAGGGTGTGCATTACTCTGACATTGGCACCCTGGCCTGGATGATCACCCTGAGTGATGGCCTCCACAATTTCATTGATGGTTTGGCAATTGGTGCCTCCTTCACCGTATCAGTCTTTCAGGGGATCAGCACTTCTGTGGCCATTCTTTGTGAAGAATTTCCCCATGAGCTAG GTGACTTTGTCATTCTACTGAATGCTGGGATGTCAATTCAGCAAGCACTCTTCTTCAACTTCATCTCAGCTTGCTGCTGCTACCTGGGGCTAGCCTTTGGGATATTGGCTGGCAGTCATTTCTCTGCCAACTGGATCTTTGCTCTTGCTGGTGGAATGTTTCTCTACATTGCATTGGCTGATATG TTCCCAGAGATGAATGAAGTCAGCCGAGAAGATGAAAGGAGTGGCAGTGCTCTGATTGCCTTTGCCATCCAGAATGCAGGACTGCTGACGGGATTCACCATCATGGTGGTGCTCACCATGTACTCAGgacaaatccagcttggatag
- the SLC39A14 gene encoding metal cation symporter ZIP14 isoform X2 — protein MFWNLRLRRCVLVLQLCLLGFACLMCASTEALSQSSITADSFLQDLFLRYGEHDKLTLQQLKSLLNRLDVGVGRDNISRTEQQRRNLSWCFSSSELFATHNLSEGSHLGQSKFQEFCPTILQQLETRACMSENLENEEDERTEEGKPSSAEVWGFGFLSVSLINLASLLGVFIVPCTKKVFFARILTYFIALSIGTLFSNALFQLIPEAFGFNPREDDYVSKSAVVFGGFYLFFFTEKILKMLLKQKDTHHHGHSHYSTETLPSKKDQEEGVTEKLQNGDLDHIIPNKNGDLECKNPSVDEKIVASLSVQDLQASQSTCYWLKGVHYSDIGTLAWMITLSDGLHNFIDGLAIGASFTVSVFQGISTSVAILCEEFPHELGDFVILLNAGMSIQQALFFNFISACCCYLGLAFGILAGSHFSANWIFALAGGMFLYIALADMFPEMNEVSREDERSGSALIAFAIQNAGLLTGFTIMVVLTMYSGQIQLG, from the exons ATGTTTTGGAATCTGCGTCTTCGGAGATGTGTCCTGGTGCTGCAACTTTGTCTGCTGGGTTTTGCCTGCCTTATGTGTGCCAGCACAGAAGCCTTGTCGCAGTCTTCCATCACGGCAGACTCCTTCCTGCAGGACCTCTTCCTCCGGTATGGCGAACATGACAAGCTCACTTTGCAGCAGCTAAAATCCCTGTTGAATCGCCTTGATGTGGGAGTTGGACGGGACAATATTAGCCGCACAGAGCAGCAGCGTAGAAACCTCTCCTGG TGCTTCAGTTCCTCAGAGCTCTTTGCCACTCACAATCTGAGTGAAGGGTCCCACCTTGGCCAGAGCAAGTTCCAAGAGTTCTGCCCAACTATCCTGCAGCAGCTGGAGACAAGGGCATGCATGTCGGAGAACCTAGAGAATGAAGAAGATGAGAGAACGGAGGAGGGGAAGCCCAGTTCTGCAGAAG TCTGGGGCTTTGGTTTTCTCAGTGTTTCGCTGATTAACCTGGCCTCCCTCCTTGGCGTCTTCATCGTACCCTGCACCAAGAAGGTCTTTTTCGCCCGAATCCTAACTTATTTCATCGCGCTCTCCATCGGAACGCTGTTCTCTAACGCACTGTTCCAGCTGATCCCAGAG GCCTTTGGATTCAATCCTCGGGAAGATGATTATGTCTCCAAATCTGCTGTCGTCTTTGGGGGCTTTTACCTGTTCTTTTTCACAGAGAAAATACTGAAGATGCTTCTCAAGCAGAAAGACACG catCATCACGGGCACAGCCACTACAGCACTGAGACTCTTCCTTCCAAGAAGGACCAGGAAGAGGGGGTCACTGAGAAACTGCAGAATGGTGACTTGGATCACATCATCCCTAACAAGAATGGCGATCTGGAATGCAAGAATCCATCTGTTGATGAGAAAATTGTTGCCTCCTTGTCTGTTCAG GACCTCCAAGCTTCTCAAAGCACATGTTATTGGCTGAAGGGTGTGCATTACTCTGACATTGGCACCCTGGCCTGGATGATCACCCTGAGTGATGGCCTCCACAATTTCATTGATGGTTTGGCAATTGGTGCCTCCTTCACCGTATCAGTCTTTCAGGGGATCAGCACTTCTGTGGCCATTCTTTGTGAAGAATTTCCCCATGAGCTAG GTGACTTTGTCATTCTACTGAATGCTGGGATGTCAATTCAGCAAGCACTCTTCTTCAACTTCATCTCAGCTTGCTGCTGCTACCTGGGGCTAGCCTTTGGGATATTGGCTGGCAGTCATTTCTCTGCCAACTGGATCTTTGCTCTTGCTGGTGGAATGTTTCTCTACATTGCATTGGCTGATATG TTCCCAGAGATGAATGAAGTCAGCCGAGAAGATGAAAGGAGTGGCAGTGCTCTGATTGCCTTTGCCATCCAGAATGCAGGACTGCTGACGGGATTCACCATCATGGTGGTGCTCACCATGTACTCAGgacaaatccagcttggatag
- the SLC39A14 gene encoding metal cation symporter ZIP14 isoform X3 — protein sequence MCPGAATLSAGFCLPYVCQHRSLVAVFHHGRLLPAGPLPPCFSSSELFATHNLSEGSHLGQSKFQEFCPTILQQLETRACMSENLENEEDERTEEGKPSSAEVWGYGFLCVTVISLCSLVGASVVPFMKKTFYKRLLLYFIALAIGTLYSNALFQLIPEAFGFNPREDDYVSKSAVVFGGFYLFFFTEKILKMLLKQKDTHHHGHSHYSTETLPSKKDQEEGVTEKLQNGDLDHIIPNKNGDLECKNPSVDEKIVASLSVQDLQASQSTCYWLKGVHYSDIGTLAWMITLSDGLHNFIDGLAIGASFTVSVFQGISTSVAILCEEFPHELGDFVILLNAGMSIQQALFFNFISACCCYLGLAFGILAGSHFSANWIFALAGGMFLYIALADMFPEMNEVSREDERSGSALIAFAIQNAGLLTGFTIMVVLTMYSGQIQLG from the exons ATGTGTCCTGGTGCTGCAACTTTGTCTGCTGGGTTTTGCCTGCCTTATGTGTGCCAGCACAGAAGCCTTGTCGCAGTCTTCCATCACGGCAGACTCCTTCCTGCAGGACCTCTTCCTCCG TGCTTCAGTTCCTCAGAGCTCTTTGCCACTCACAATCTGAGTGAAGGGTCCCACCTTGGCCAGAGCAAGTTCCAAGAGTTCTGCCCAACTATCCTGCAGCAGCTGGAGACAAGGGCATGCATGTCGGAGAACCTAGAGAATGAAGAAGATGAGAGAACGGAGGAGGGGAAGCCCAGTTCTGCAGAAG TCTGGGGTTACGGTTTCCTCTGTGTGACCGTCATCTCCCTCTGCTCCCTGGtcggagccagtgtggtgcctttCATGAAGAAGACCTTTTACAAGCGGCTGCTCCTCTACTTCATAGCTCTGGCGATTGGTACTCTCTACTCCAATGCCCTCTTCCAGCTCATTCCTGAG GCCTTTGGATTCAATCCTCGGGAAGATGATTATGTCTCCAAATCTGCTGTCGTCTTTGGGGGCTTTTACCTGTTCTTTTTCACAGAGAAAATACTGAAGATGCTTCTCAAGCAGAAAGACACG catCATCACGGGCACAGCCACTACAGCACTGAGACTCTTCCTTCCAAGAAGGACCAGGAAGAGGGGGTCACTGAGAAACTGCAGAATGGTGACTTGGATCACATCATCCCTAACAAGAATGGCGATCTGGAATGCAAGAATCCATCTGTTGATGAGAAAATTGTTGCCTCCTTGTCTGTTCAG GACCTCCAAGCTTCTCAAAGCACATGTTATTGGCTGAAGGGTGTGCATTACTCTGACATTGGCACCCTGGCCTGGATGATCACCCTGAGTGATGGCCTCCACAATTTCATTGATGGTTTGGCAATTGGTGCCTCCTTCACCGTATCAGTCTTTCAGGGGATCAGCACTTCTGTGGCCATTCTTTGTGAAGAATTTCCCCATGAGCTAG GTGACTTTGTCATTCTACTGAATGCTGGGATGTCAATTCAGCAAGCACTCTTCTTCAACTTCATCTCAGCTTGCTGCTGCTACCTGGGGCTAGCCTTTGGGATATTGGCTGGCAGTCATTTCTCTGCCAACTGGATCTTTGCTCTTGCTGGTGGAATGTTTCTCTACATTGCATTGGCTGATATG TTCCCAGAGATGAATGAAGTCAGCCGAGAAGATGAAAGGAGTGGCAGTGCTCTGATTGCCTTTGCCATCCAGAATGCAGGACTGCTGACGGGATTCACCATCATGGTGGTGCTCACCATGTACTCAGgacaaatccagcttggatag